From Vitis vinifera cultivar Pinot Noir 40024 chromosome 5, ASM3070453v1, the proteins below share one genomic window:
- the LOC100263433 gene encoding xyloglucan galactosyltransferase MUR3 — MWSVRGHWKQMEKTVAGKCLNQFWSVLLPLCLFLFISALFFDFCGLKQGVLINFSARAPKIFGQIHPIVDECVGQYIYVHNLPSRFNDDLLEDCHSINQWYDICEYLSNSGLGPQLSNSGDVDDFPNKSWFATDQFLLEVIFRTRMKDYKCLTNDSAMASAVYVPFYAGLEISRHLWGFNASVRDAVSNDLIKFLVEQPEWKRMWGKDHFLIVGRVTWDFRRMPNNESFWGSNFLRLPESENMTILGIESSHGADNDFGIPYPTYFHPSHDSEVFEWQNSMRRKRRQYLFSFAGADRPQDGDSIRGEMMNQCRASRDKCKLLDCAFDKKNNCKTINVMQMFQNSSFCLQPTGDSFTRRSTFDSILAGCIPVFFHPVSAYRQYLWHLPKEHTKYSVFIPMNYIKEGIASIEKVLLGIPEQRMLAMREEVISLIPKIIYANPSSKLETIEDAFDISIREVLQRVKEMRRVGRGERSTVG, encoded by the coding sequence ATGTGGTCTGTAAGAGGGCATTGGAAGCAGATGGAGAAAACAGTCGCTGGGAAGTGCCTCAATCAATTCTGGTCTGTTCTCTTGCCTCTCTGTCTGTTCTTGTTCATATCAGCGCTGTTCTTTGATTTTTGTGGTTTAAAACAAGGAGTACTCATCAATTTTTCAGCCAGAGCCCCTAAAATTTTTGGTCAAATTCATCCTATAGTAGATGAGTGTGTGGGTCAATACATTTATGTTCATAATCTTCCTAGTCGATTCAACGATGACCTTCTGGAGGATTGCCATTCCATTAATCAATGGTATGATATATGCGAGTATCTATCCAACTCGGGACTTGGTCCCCAGCTTTCAAATTCTGGGGATGTTGATGATTTTCCAAACAAGAGCTGGTTTGCCACAGACCAATTCCTTCTGGAAGTGATTTTCCGTACCAGGATGAAGGATTACAAGTGCTTGACTAACGATTCGGCCATGGCTTCTGCTGTATATGTGCCATTTTATGCTGGCCTTGAAATCAGCCGACACCTTTGGGGTTTCAATGCATCAGTCAGAGATGCTGTTTCTAATGATCTGATCAAGTTTTTGGTAGAGCAGCCCGAGTGGAAACGCATGTGGGGTAAGGATCATTTCTTGATTGTGGGCAGGGTTACATGGGATTTCAGGAGAATGCCTAACAACGAATCCTTTTGGGGTAGCAATTTTTTGAGGCTGCCTGAATCAGAGAACATGACTATTCTCGGGATCGAATCCAGCCACGGAGCAGACAATGACTTTGGAATACCCTATCCCACATACTTCCATCCTTCGCATGACAGTGAGGTGTTTGAATGGCAGAATAGTATGAGGAGAAAGAGACGGCAGTACTTGTTCTCCTTTGCAGGGGCGGATCGACCTCAAGATGGGGATTCTATTCGGGGAGAGATGATGAATCAGTGTCGAGCTTCAAGGGATAAATGCAAGTTGCTGGACTGTGCATTTGATAAGAAGAACAACTGCAAGACGATTAATGTGATGCAGATGTTTCAAAACTCTAGCTTCTGCTTACAGCCTACAGGGGATTCATTCACTCGGCGATCGACTTTTGATTCGATTCTGGCAGGCTGCATTCCTGTTTTCTTCCATCCGGTTTCTGCTTACAGGCAGTATTTGTGGCATTTACCCAAGGAGCATACAAAGTATTCTGTGTTCATTCCAATGAATTACATAAAAGAGGGGATAGCAAGCATCGAGAAAGTGTTGCTTGGAATTCCAGAACAGAGAATGTTGGCCATGAGAGAGGAAGTAATAAGCCTAATCCCTAAGATCATATATGCCAATCCAAGTTCTAAGCTGGAGACAATTGAAGATGCATTTGACATATCAATAAGGGAAGTTCTTCAAAGAGTAAAGGAAATGAGGAGAGTGGGGAGGGGGGAGAGGTCTACAGTGGGATAA